The following proteins are co-located in the Prunus dulcis unplaced genomic scaffold, ALMONDv2, whole genome shotgun sequence genome:
- the LOC117613472 gene encoding uncharacterized protein LOC117613472, translated as MGDREADVPAPITRADLDAQNQRIDNLTNQFGEMRELLLQALGGHNKRGGRDDERREGREDNQRESRDGERRDNRRQHIPDSESESEEELEEPPPPANNHRNRNYENFGDYRIKAEIPNFWGNLKIEDFLDWLVEVERFFDIMEVPEHKMVKMVAFRLKATAAVWWDQLQNSRQRQGKQRVRTWRKMKSLMMERFLPTDYEQILYRMYLGCAQGNRSISEYTEEFMRLAERNHLTETDNQKVSRYNNGLKISIQEKIGMQNIWTLKEAINMAMKAELLEKEKRQPNFCRNTTEASEYATGASSGFGDKGKVQQQPGGTTKPATTVQNKNFNESSSRTFNRGQSRNQSQNPYAKPMTDICYRCQKPGHRSNVCPEQKQANFIEKVDEDEEKDEVGEDDYARAEFAIEEGMERITLVLQRVLLAPKEEGQRHSIFRSLCSIKNKVCDVIVDNGSCENFVSKKLVEHLQLSTEPHVSPYSLGWVKKGPSVRVAETCRVPLSIGKHYSDDVLCDVIDMDACHILLGRPWQFDVDATYKG; from the coding sequence ATGGGTGATCGAGAAGCTGATGTCCCAGCCCCAATTACTCGAGCGGATCTGGACGCTCAAAACCAACGGATCGACAACCTAACCAACCAATTTGGGGAGATGCGAGAATTGTTGTTGCAAGCTCTTGGTGGACACAATAAAAGAGGTGGCAGAGATGACGAAAGAAGAGAAGGCAGGGAAGACAATCAAAGAGAAAGTAGAGATGGCGAGAGAAGAGACAATAGGAGGCAACATATTCCGGATAGCGAGTCAGAGTCAGAAGAAGAACTTGAGGAACCACCACCACCGGCTAATAATCATCGTAATCgtaattatgaaaattttggcGATTATCGGATTAAAGCCGAAATTCCTAACTTTtggggaaatctgaagattgAAGACTTCTTGGATTGGCTTGTAGAAGTGGAGAGGTTTTTCGATATTATGGAGGTTCCTGAGCATAAAATGGTGAAGATGGTAGCTTTCCGTCTAAAAGCTACAGCGGCTGTATGGTGGGATCAATTGCAAAATTCAAGACAGAGGCAAGGAAAACAGCGGGTTCGTACATGGCGGAAGATGAAGTCGCTTATGATGGAACGATTCTTGCCCACAGATTATGAGCAGATTCTATACCGTATGTATCTAGGTTGTGCGCAAGGCAACCGTTCGATTTCTGAATATACCGAAGAATTCATGCGTTTGGCAGAGCGAAACCATTTGACCGAGACTGACAATCAAAAGGTCTCGAGGTATAACAATGGGCTGAAGATTTCCATCCAAGAAAAAATTGGTATGCAGAATATATGGACTTTGAAAGAGGCGATTAACATGGCGATGAAAGCTGAACTGTTGGAGAAGGAGAAGCGCCAACCCAACTTCTGCAGGAACACGACGGAAGCCTCTGAATATGCTACTGGTGCTTCTAGTGGGTTCGGAGATAAGGGGAAAGTGCAGCAGCAACCTGGAGGAACGACGAAACCAGCGACAActgtccaaaacaaaaactttaaCGAAAGCAGCAGCCGGACTTTCAACAGAGGGCAGTCCCGAaaccaatcccaaaatccgTATGCTAAGCCCATGACGGACATATGTTACCGTTGCCAAAAACCAGGGCATCGTTCTAATGTTTGTCCAGAGCAGAAGCAGGCTAACTTTATTGAGAAGGTCgatgaagatgaggaaaaAGATGAAGTCGGGGAAGATGATTATGCAAGGGCTGAATTTGCAATTGAGGAAGGAATGGAGAGGATTACCTTGGTTTTGCAGAGAGTTCTTTTGGCACCAAAGGAGGAAGGGCAGCGTCATAGTATTTTTCGTTCTCTCTGCTCAATCAAAAACAAGGTGTGTGATGTGATCGTCGACAATGGAAGTTGTGAGAATTTCGTGTCAAAGAAATTGGTGGAGCATTTGCAGCTATCAACGGAGCCACATGTCAGCCCTTACTCACTAGGTTGGGTTAAAAAAGGCCCTTCGGTTCGTGTTGCTGAGACTTGCCGTGTGCCACTGTCCATTGGTAAGCATTACAGCGATGATGTATTATGTGATGTTATTGACATGGATGCATGCCATATTTTATTAGGGCGACCTTGGCAATTTGATGTGGATGCGACTTACAAGGGATGA